The Geobacter sp. AOG2 genome includes a window with the following:
- a CDS encoding site-specific DNA-methyltransferase — translation MTAATHFDNEPVRIIHGDIRQELSHLPDNFFDCCITSPPYWGMRDYGYEGQIGAEATIQDYIRDLVTIFRDVRRVLRGDGTLWLNIGNTYTSGGRTWRQSDSKNAGRAMSFRPDTPEGLKPKDLIGVAWMLAMALQLDGWYLRSDIIWHKPNCQPESVKDRVTMAHEYLFMLSKNEVYYFNQDAIKEPTADGKTRKNKRSIWSINTEPCKEAHFAVFPRALVRPCILAGSPVGGTVLDPFFGSGTVGVVAIETGRQCVGVELKTEYVDIARQRLFSVTPPLMPVLETPHRNAKLHEFCTNPSVAT, via the coding sequence ATGACTGCTGCAACACATTTTGATAATGAGCCGGTTCGAATTATCCATGGTGACATCCGCCAGGAACTATCACACCTCCCCGACAACTTTTTTGATTGCTGCATCACCTCTCCCCCTTATTGGGGTATGCGCGACTATGGTTACGAAGGGCAAATCGGCGCTGAAGCAACGATTCAGGATTATATTAGGGACTTGGTTACCATCTTTCGCGATGTGCGGCGTGTCCTGAGAGGTGACGGCACGCTTTGGCTCAATATCGGTAATACCTACACTTCCGGCGGAAGAACTTGGCGTCAATCCGACTCCAAAAATGCAGGCCGGGCCATGTCATTCCGCCCTGACACACCAGAGGGTCTTAAACCTAAAGACTTGATCGGTGTAGCCTGGATGCTTGCAATGGCCTTGCAACTTGATGGCTGGTATCTACGCTCCGACATTATCTGGCACAAGCCAAATTGCCAGCCCGAATCGGTAAAAGACAGGGTAACAATGGCGCACGAATATCTGTTCATGCTATCAAAGAACGAAGTATACTACTTCAATCAAGACGCTATAAAGGAGCCAACTGCAGACGGGAAAACCCGAAAAAATAAGCGGTCAATTTGGAGCATCAATACAGAGCCGTGCAAGGAAGCTCATTTTGCCGTATTCCCGCGTGCACTCGTTCGTCCTTGCATTTTAGCCGGTTCTCCGGTAGGCGGCACTGTACTTGATCCATTTTTCGGAAGCGGTACTGTGGGTGTTGTAGCAATTGAGACAGGCCGTCAATGCGTCGGTGTAGAATTAAAAACAGAATACGTTGACATTGCCCGCCAACGTCTGTTCTCTGTCACGCCACCTCTTATGCCTGTTCTTGAAACTCCACATCGAAACGCCAAGTTGCATGAATTCTGCACAAATCCTTCCGTAGCGACTTGA
- a CDS encoding TMEM175 family protein, which translates to MEKNRLEAFSDGVIAIIITIMVLEMKVPHGSELSALLPVLPVFLSYLLSFVYIGIYWNNHHHMLHTVRRVTGGILWANLHLLFWLSLFPFATGWIGTNHFTSAPLALYGAVLLLASIAYFILQQTIIASQGPDSILKKAVGRDVKGKVSPILYAAAIPASFYEPRIANAIYVFVALMWLVPDRRIERALRAAAP; encoded by the coding sequence ATGGAAAAGAACCGACTGGAAGCCTTTAGCGATGGCGTGATCGCCATCATCATCACCATCATGGTCCTGGAGATGAAGGTGCCCCACGGCTCCGAACTCTCCGCCCTTTTGCCGGTCCTGCCGGTATTCCTCAGCTATCTCCTCAGCTTCGTCTACATCGGCATCTACTGGAACAACCACCACCACATGCTGCACACGGTCCGCCGCGTGACCGGCGGCATCCTCTGGGCCAACCTGCATCTGCTCTTCTGGCTCTCCCTGTTCCCCTTCGCCACCGGCTGGATCGGCACCAACCATTTCACTTCCGCTCCCCTGGCGCTCTACGGGGCGGTGCTGCTTCTGGCGTCCATTGCCTACTTTATCCTGCAACAGACGATCATCGCCAGCCAGGGACCGGATTCGATCCTGAAAAAGGCCGTGGGCCGGGACGTGAAGGGGAAGGTGTCCCCCATCCTTTATGCCGCCGCCATCCCGGCGTCGTTCTACGAACCCCGGATCGCCAACGCCATCTACGTGTTCGTGGCGTTGATGTGGCTGGTGCCGGACCGGCGTATCGAGCGGGCATTGCGGGCAGCGGCCCCCTAG
- a CDS encoding F0F1 ATP synthase subunit epsilon, whose protein sequence is MAEKMKLEIVTPYKKVVDMEVEEVTATGKLGEFGVLPGHAPFLTSLRIGELAYKYDGKIEHMALNWGYFEIKDDKIIVLVETAEAAEEIDVERAKAALGRAEEKLKQLTAEDKQFKVYEAALERAMIRVQVAGKAVRR, encoded by the coding sequence ATGGCTGAAAAGATGAAGCTGGAGATCGTCACCCCTTACAAGAAGGTGGTTGACATGGAAGTCGAAGAGGTCACCGCCACCGGCAAGCTGGGCGAATTCGGCGTCCTGCCGGGCCACGCCCCGTTTCTGACCTCGCTCAGGATCGGCGAGCTTGCCTACAAGTACGACGGCAAGATCGAGCACATGGCCCTCAACTGGGGCTACTTCGAGATCAAGGACGACAAGATCATCGTCCTGGTGGAGACCGCCGAGGCCGCCGAAGAGATCGACGTGGAGCGTGCCAAGGCCGCCCTGGGGCGCGCCGAGGAAAAGCTCAAGCAGCTCACCGCCGAGGACAAGCAGTTCAAGGTCTACGAGGCAGCGCTGGAGCGTGCCATGATCCGCGTGCAGGTAGCGGGCAAGGCGGTTCGCAGGTAG
- a CDS encoding restriction endonuclease: MTRRERIERLIKAIPDLSNYRLELVDRIVAVFSQPWELACDPTSDIISETSLADFGDVLRLHHCFSREPFSKDKFEFALEMVLQASGKDARLAPRGTRGYDIEISGHKVSLKTEAAKAIRQELIHISKFMELGGGQWGDSPNDLVGLRQQFLGNLAGIERILVLRALKKGAPDYLYELVEIPKALLELANQGRLEMRLESKQHPKPGYCYVERDNETLYSLYFDGGGERKLQIKSLRKDLCRIHATWRFDVEFQEQA; encoded by the coding sequence ATGACGCGTAGAGAACGAATCGAGCGGTTAATAAAGGCAATTCCGGATTTGAGTAATTATCGTTTAGAGCTAGTAGATCGCATTGTTGCTGTTTTTTCACAACCATGGGAATTGGCGTGTGATCCAACCTCTGATATTATTTCAGAGACCTCTCTCGCTGATTTCGGGGATGTTTTGCGCCTTCATCATTGTTTTTCAAGAGAACCTTTCTCAAAGGATAAATTCGAGTTTGCCCTTGAAATGGTCCTCCAAGCCTCTGGGAAAGATGCCCGATTGGCTCCAAGAGGAACGCGTGGATATGACATCGAAATTTCAGGTCATAAAGTATCTCTAAAAACCGAAGCGGCCAAAGCAATCCGACAAGAATTAATTCACATCTCAAAATTTATGGAACTTGGCGGTGGACAGTGGGGCGATAGCCCCAATGATCTCGTCGGCCTGAGACAACAGTTTCTTGGAAATCTCGCCGGAATAGAGCGCATATTAGTGTTGCGTGCCCTAAAAAAAGGGGCACCAGATTATTTGTACGAACTTGTTGAAATACCAAAGGCTTTGCTTGAATTGGCAAATCAGGGACGTTTAGAAATGCGGTTGGAGAGTAAGCAGCACCCGAAACCGGGATACTGCTACGTAGAACGTGATAACGAGACTCTATACAGCCTTTATTTCGATGGTGGTGGGGAGCGAAAACTGCAAATCAAGTCGCTACGGAAGGATTTGTGCAGAATTCATGCAACTTGGCGTTTCGATGTGGAGTTTCAAGAACAGGCATAA
- a CDS encoding RluA family pseudouridine synthase, which yields MPPPKRPPPKYQPKGLTVLHEDRAIIVVEKPCGLLTIGTERDKTRTAHTILNDYVRKGDPRSRNRVYIVHRLDRDTSGLLIFAKSETTKIFLQDHWQETDKRYLTIVHGILDPKSGTIASYLAENSALNVYSTTDPAKGKLARTEYTVLKEAKGLSLLAIHLLTGRKHQIRVHLSEQGHPVAGDRKYGRNDGYATLALHARSIAFTHPVNGRRLFFETGVPDFFTRLMGAIDVPAD from the coding sequence ATGCCGCCACCCAAACGCCCGCCGCCCAAGTACCAGCCCAAGGGGCTCACGGTCCTGCACGAGGACCGGGCAATCATCGTCGTGGAAAAACCGTGCGGCCTTCTCACCATCGGCACGGAGCGGGACAAGACGCGGACCGCCCACACCATCCTCAACGACTACGTGCGCAAGGGCGACCCCCGCTCCCGGAACCGGGTCTACATCGTCCACCGCCTGGACCGGGACACCTCCGGCCTCCTCATCTTCGCCAAGAGCGAAACCACCAAGATCTTCCTCCAGGACCACTGGCAGGAGACCGACAAACGCTACCTCACCATCGTCCACGGCATCCTCGACCCGAAGAGCGGGACCATCGCCAGCTACCTGGCCGAGAACAGCGCCCTGAACGTCTACTCCACCACCGACCCCGCCAAGGGGAAACTTGCCCGCACCGAATACACCGTCCTGAAAGAGGCCAAAGGCCTCAGCCTGCTGGCGATCCACCTGCTCACCGGCCGCAAGCACCAGATCCGGGTCCACCTGTCCGAGCAGGGGCACCCGGTGGCGGGGGACCGGAAATACGGCAGAAACGACGGCTACGCCACCCTGGCGCTCCATGCCCGCTCCATCGCCTTCACCCACCCGGTGAACGGCAGAAGGCTCTTCTTCGAGACCGGCGTCCCGGACTTTTTCACCCGGCTGATGGGGGCGATAGACGTACCGGCAGACTGA
- a CDS encoding HIT family protein → MTAPICDFYCDKILKGLIDVPVCFENEHVFAFHHTNPIWENHVVLLPKRHVESLITLEEADNDLLLELMRTATMIARDFMERFGACRVYTNLGEYQSSKHLHWHIGCGAQLRPY, encoded by the coding sequence ATGACCGCACCAATCTGCGACTTCTATTGCGACAAGATCCTGAAAGGCCTCATCGACGTGCCGGTGTGCTTCGAGAACGAGCACGTCTTTGCCTTCCACCACACCAACCCGATCTGGGAGAACCATGTGGTGCTGCTCCCCAAACGCCACGTGGAATCCCTCATCACCCTGGAGGAGGCGGACAACGACCTGCTCCTGGAACTTATGCGCACGGCCACGATGATCGCCCGCGACTTCATGGAGCGCTTCGGGGCCTGCCGGGTGTACACCAACCTGGGGGAGTACCAGTCCTCCAAGCACCTGCACTGGCACATCGGCTGCGGCGCCCAGTTGCGCCCCTATTGA
- a CDS encoding ATP-binding protein, which translates to MNAIILIGIPASGKSTFYRQRFFFTHMRISLDMLKTRHRERLLVEACLAARQPFVVDNTNASPQERARFIGPARQAGFRVVGYYLDSTVADALERNRQRQGTGRIPDKGVAGVAARLELPTLGEGFDELRYVRMDGEGGFVVEEWRDLQR; encoded by the coding sequence ATGAACGCCATCATCCTCATCGGCATACCGGCCAGCGGCAAGAGCACCTTCTACCGGCAGCGGTTCTTCTTCACCCATATGCGCATCAGCCTGGACATGCTCAAGACCCGCCACCGGGAAAGGCTCCTGGTGGAGGCCTGCCTGGCGGCCCGCCAACCCTTTGTGGTGGACAACACCAATGCCAGCCCCCAGGAGCGCGCCCGCTTCATCGGCCCGGCCCGGCAGGCCGGGTTCCGGGTGGTCGGCTATTATCTCGACTCCACGGTGGCGGATGCGCTGGAACGCAACCGGCAGCGACAGGGCACGGGCCGGATACCGGACAAGGGGGTGGCCGGGGTCGCGGCGCGGCTGGAATTGCCGACCTTGGGGGAGGGGTTCGATGAGTTGCGGTACGTGCGGATGGATGGGGAGGGCGGGTTTGTGGTGGAGGAGTGGCGGGATTTGCAGCGTTGA
- the atpD gene encoding F0F1 ATP synthase subunit beta translates to MSQNIGKISQVIGAVIDVEFEPGKLPEIYHALRVTNPAIDDRENNLVLEVAQHLGENSVRTIAMDSTDGLKRGQTVIDTGKQICAPVGHKTLGRIMNVIGEPVDEMGPIGNEKEYGIHREAPSFENQSTKVEAFTTGIKVVDLLAPYARGGKIGLFGGAGVGKTVLIMELINNIAKQHGGFSVFAGVGERTREGNDLWMEMKESGVLDKAALVYGQMNEPPGARARVALTALSVAEYFRDEEGQDVLLFIDNIFRFTQAGSEVSALLGRIPSAVGYQPTLATEMGELQERITSTKKGSITSVQAIYVPADDLTDPAPATAFAHLDATTVLSRQIAELGIYPAVDPLDSTSRILDPQVIGEEHYAVARSVQYVLQKYKDLQDIIAILGMDELSEEDKLVVARARKIQRFLSQPFHVAEAFTGSPGKYVELKDTIKGFQEIVAGKHDAMPEQAFYMVGSIEEAIEKAAKLAAV, encoded by the coding sequence ATGAGTCAGAACATCGGTAAAATTTCGCAGGTCATCGGCGCTGTTATCGACGTCGAATTCGAGCCCGGCAAACTGCCGGAGATCTACCATGCACTTCGGGTGACCAATCCGGCCATCGACGACCGTGAGAACAACCTGGTTCTCGAGGTTGCCCAGCACCTGGGCGAGAATTCGGTCCGCACCATCGCCATGGACTCCACCGACGGCCTCAAGCGCGGCCAGACGGTCATCGACACCGGCAAACAGATCTGCGCCCCGGTCGGCCACAAGACCCTGGGCCGCATCATGAACGTCATCGGCGAGCCGGTCGACGAAATGGGCCCCATCGGCAACGAGAAGGAATACGGCATCCACCGCGAAGCCCCCTCCTTCGAGAACCAGTCAACCAAGGTCGAGGCCTTCACCACCGGCATCAAGGTCGTTGACCTCCTCGCCCCCTACGCCCGCGGCGGCAAGATCGGCCTGTTCGGCGGCGCCGGCGTCGGCAAGACCGTTCTCATCATGGAACTGATCAACAACATCGCCAAGCAGCACGGCGGCTTCTCCGTCTTCGCCGGCGTCGGCGAGCGTACCCGCGAAGGGAACGACCTCTGGATGGAGATGAAGGAATCCGGCGTTCTCGACAAGGCCGCCCTGGTGTACGGCCAGATGAACGAGCCCCCGGGGGCCCGCGCCCGCGTCGCCCTCACCGCCCTCTCGGTCGCCGAGTACTTCCGCGACGAAGAAGGCCAGGACGTTCTTTTGTTCATCGACAACATCTTCCGTTTCACCCAGGCAGGTTCCGAGGTTTCCGCCCTTCTGGGCCGCATCCCCTCCGCCGTCGGTTACCAGCCGACCCTGGCCACCGAGATGGGTGAATTGCAGGAACGCATCACCTCCACCAAAAAGGGTTCCATCACCTCGGTCCAGGCCATCTACGTCCCGGCCGACGACTTGACCGACCCGGCCCCGGCCACCGCTTTCGCCCACCTGGACGCCACCACGGTTCTGTCCCGCCAGATCGCCGAGCTGGGCATCTACCCGGCCGTTGACCCGCTGGACTCCACCTCCCGCATCCTGGACCCCCAGGTCATCGGCGAAGAACACTACGCCGTGGCCCGTTCCGTCCAGTACGTGCTCCAGAAGTACAAAGACCTCCAGGACATCATCGCCATCCTCGGTATGGACGAGCTTTCCGAAGAGGACAAACTGGTCGTTGCCCGCGCCCGCAAGATCCAGCGCTTCCTGTCCCAGCCGTTCCACGTCGCCGAAGCCTTCACCGGCTCCCCCGGTAAATACGTCGAACTGAAGGACACCATCAAGGGCTTCCAGGAGATCGTGGCCGGCAAGCACGACGCCATGCCCGAGCAGGCCTTCTACATGGTCGGCTCCATTGAAGAGGCCATTGAAAAGGCCGCCAAGCTGGCTGCGGTATAA
- a CDS encoding HIT family protein: MSCPFCAAEIPGAVLANDHAVAVYDGFPVTPGHSLIIPRRHMASFFEASREERSALLDLLEEMRALLQREHNPDGFNIGINDGAAAGQTVMHLHIHLIPRYAGDTGDPRGGVRWIMPEKAPYWKRR, translated from the coding sequence ATGAGTTGTCCATTCTGTGCTGCGGAGATACCTGGGGCCGTCCTGGCCAACGACCATGCAGTGGCCGTGTACGACGGCTTTCCGGTGACCCCCGGCCATAGCCTGATCATCCCGAGGCGGCACATGGCCTCGTTCTTCGAGGCGAGCAGGGAGGAACGGTCGGCGCTGCTCGACCTGCTGGAGGAGATGCGCGCACTCCTGCAAAGGGAACATAACCCCGACGGCTTCAACATCGGCATCAACGACGGCGCCGCCGCCGGACAGACGGTCATGCACCTGCATATCCACCTGATCCCGCGCTATGCGGGGGACACCGGCGACCCGCGCGGCGGGGTGCGCTGGATCATGCCCGAGAAGGCGCCGTACTGGAAGAGACGGTGA